A region of Acidimicrobiales bacterium DNA encodes the following proteins:
- a CDS encoding MaoC family dehydratase, translated as MGTVKPGWEGRFFEDFEVGDVYRCRYGRTVTEAENTMFTLLTNNTNQIHFNRHYAQRTEWGRPLVNSAFTLAIVAGMGVADVSENGFALGWDEISLPHPVFAGDTLYSESEVLETRESRSRPGQGIVKIETRGYNQDGTLVIRYRRSVMVWRRDHAPSVNLFPAVDGDGA; from the coding sequence ATGGGGACCGTCAAGCCGGGCTGGGAGGGGCGCTTCTTCGAGGACTTCGAGGTCGGTGACGTCTACCGCTGCCGGTACGGCAGGACGGTGACGGAGGCGGAGAACACCATGTTCACCCTCCTCACGAACAACACGAACCAGATCCACTTCAACCGTCACTACGCGCAGCGGACGGAGTGGGGCAGGCCGCTCGTCAACAGCGCCTTCACCCTCGCGATCGTCGCCGGGATGGGCGTCGCGGACGTGAGCGAGAACGGCTTCGCGCTCGGCTGGGACGAGATCTCGCTGCCGCACCCGGTCTTCGCCGGCGACACCCTCTACTCGGAGTCCGAGGTGCTCGAGACGCGCGAGTCCCGCAGCCGACCGGGGCAGGGGATCGTCAAGATCGAGACGCGCGGGTACAACCAGGACGGCACGCTCGTCATCCGGTACCGCCGCTCCGTCATGGTCTGGCGGCGCGACCACGCGCCCTCGGTCAACCTCTTCCCGGCCGTCGACGGCGATGGGGCCTGA